ATCTGTGTTTCTTCTAATGTTTATCTAGGTTCTGCTATCACTGGACCAATCGGAAAGGAGTGTGCTGACCTGTGGCCAAGGATCGCTAGTGCTGCAAACGCTATCGTTTAAATTCTATCTTTTTGTGCTTGTTGAACTCGTCACTGTTGAGGATGCTTTGTTTTTGTCATAGACTTGTGTTATGCCTTAATCTTGATTCTAGTTTCTATAAAATTTTGGTTTCTCGTGCCAGTTATTATGATTTGGTTCACTATTTAATGATGGCAAATGTTATTAATCTATGTACAATCAAAGAAAAATATGTAGACCAGAGCATCTAGCAACACTAAACCAATCAAAAGATTAGACGCTACACTTTTAATTAAAGTGTATGTAAATCTAACTAACTTACATACGGTCAGGTATTAAACCAAAGAGTGCTTCACTCTTATTCAAACTCCTTTAAAATATAGTGTCATTGTGCTTGTTATTTGATCAACTATTTTAAAATCCACAATTATTGAATATATTTTAAATTTTGTATTTTATAAATTTTAGCCATTTTGGAGTATTTGATTGAAATTTCTTAGTTTACAAATAAAAACTCAAATTTCATAATTTTAGATGAGATTTTAAAATAGTTTAACAAAAACCACAATAAATTCTCTTATCACCTGAAATCATCTAAAAACCTTCTAAAATCAAATACTTTCAAATTGTTGATTGAATACACCTCAAATAGTTGTAGTAACTTCTCAAAGATAGTTTTTATTTGGAAAATCATCAAGACATACTTTATAAAAGACAAACTTTTGCTATAGTTCAATCATTCATTTAAATTCATTAGCCTAATGTTAACTACTAACAATTATGTACTAATACTTCACATTAATACTTCACATTGGAATAGACTTATCATAAAATGTTTTCGTGACACATATATATCAAATAAACAAAAAGAGATTATAACCTGAGACCGTAATTATTCAACCGTTCTTCGTGATCTTGAAACGCATAATCTTTGAAATGTATAATCAGTGAATGATAGTTTCTTTTAGAGGATGCAAGATATTTCTTTCTTACTACGGAGATTGTTGCGGGAAATGATGAATCCACAAAGAACACTTCCACTTGTCACCAGAGCTCGGGTTTATGTCGCAATGATATTAAGTACTGTTTACATAGCCAGCCCAATAGATATCATTCCATAAGGAGTTTTGGGGGTAGTTGGTCTGCTTGATGATCTACTCATAGCCTTTATTTGCTTCCTTATGTTGCTGCTATGTACATGTCGGTTCTCTATTTACGTCATGCCGATCCGTGAACCAATGAATGTTTTTAACAGTTTAAGAACTAAGAGATGTGCCTCCTTTTTGTATTTGTCTTTGATCAATTAAGCTTTATAAACACGACCGTGTTATGTTTTAACTATAAAAACTGAAATAGGTAAGATTGATAAAAATTTCTTAAAAATCGTTAATTTTTTTCCGCAATTTATAGATTGAACACAACTACATTTCTTGAAACAATGAAAAACTAGAGATGTTCTTTAATCATAATATATTAGCAACTAGTTAACAAAACAATGTCTAAACCCAAAATATGATGCAACGATGAAGCAACAATTAACACGGTAACAATTCAATGATGAAGCAATAATCACGACAGTAACAATCAATGTTCAAGAATTCGCTAGGCGGTAATTAGGCGTTTTATAGAGGATTAGCGACTAGGCGAGGCCTAAGCGTTAAAAACTTATTGATTTATTTTATATATATTTTACATTTATATGAGATATTTTAGCTGTTGAGTTCAATTATAAAATTATTATGATGAATTATCAAAATTAGATATATAGCACAAAAGAAATTAAACGAATTTGTGGATTTATACTGACATTATTGTTTAATTAATTTAACATATTTAGATTAATTTACATCGATTTCAGTCGATTTAGAACAATTTAAATCGATTTCAGTGGATTTAGAACAATTTAAACCAATTTAAATTGTATAAATCGATATAAAAAAATCATTTTGATGAGACCGATTTGCCGTCTAGGTCTAGACCGGGATTTAATATCTGGGTAACAATTGTATGAGTCAAATATGCAATGTTGCTGACGTGGCAAGAACCTTGATTTATGACGTAATAATAAATAAATATTCTCTGTCTCGAAATGCGTTTTTTCTGGTTCGTCTATCTTCTGAAGAAGCTAAAGGTCTCTCACCGGACCTTTATCAACAATCACTAGAAGAAGAAGAAGAAGAAGAAGATGCTGTTTCAGGTGGGAGGCGATGGCACACGCCCTACCTTCTTCGAGATGGCTGCGGCTCAGCAGCTTCCAGCTAGCCTCCGCGCCGCTCTCACATACTCACTCGGCGTAAATCAAAATGCCCTTCCTTCTTCTTAAATTGAGATTCGTTATACATCGATGTTGATTCATCTTCTGTGTTTTGTAGGTTTTTGCTTTGAGAAGATCGTTTCTTCATAAAATCTTAGACTACGAGGACGAGTTCTATGCTGCTCTGATGCTTGTTCTCGAAGGACATAGCTTACGAACCACAGGTTAGATTCTGTGAAAGTGTTGTCTTACAGTGTTTATTGGAGTGTCTGCTTATAAAGTTTGGTCTTTTAAATGAATTGTTGTTCAGATGCTTCGTTTGCTGAATCATTGTATGGTTTGAGGAGGAAGTCAGCGAGATTGAGGTTGAGGAAAGGTTCCGGAGAAGAAGAAGTTCAACATTCTGGGTTAGAGAAACGCCAGAGGATCCTTTCTGTTGTGTTTCTGGTACTGTCTCTACCCTAAATGCAGAGTTTTTGTAATTAGGTGCTCTGTTTAAAGCATAAAGCTTGTGCCTTTAAGTGTCTTTCTGTTGTGTTCTGGTACTTACACATATCCTAACTGCAATTTTTTGTAATTGGGTGTTCTGTTAAAAGCATAAAGGTTGTGCCTTTAAGCTTGGTACTGTATTCTCTAATAAGTGCCTTTTTTTTTGTTAGGTTGTGTTACCTTATTTCAAATCGAAGTTGCATGCTATATATAACAAGGAGAGGGAAGCGAGGCTCAGGGAAAGTTTATGGGGAATGGTGGATCAAGGGTTTGATGAAGCTGACTTCTTCACAGGAGAGGAGCCAGTTGTTTCAAGAGGGGATAGTGGGAATCAAGAGGTTTCTGTTCGAGTGCAGTTAGCTACAAAGATTAAAAAGTTTATATCTGTGTGCTATCCTTGGATACATGCATCAAGTGAAGGTTAGTCATGGCTCTGACTGTATAGTAGCTGATGATTCTTTATAGTAGTTAGGAGCAATTCTTAGTTTGCCTTGTTGAGCTTCATGGCTAGGTGTAATTGAAATCACAGGCCACACTATTTGTTCATGTCTGGATGGAATTGAGTAATGCATATGATATGAGGATTCATATAGGATCTCTTGCATCATTTTGCAGTTAACTTATTTGAAATGATCTGGTCTGACCTAGGCTTTGCTGTGCAGGATTATCATTCAGTTACCAGCTCTTATATCTACTGGACGCTACTAGATTCTATTCTCTCGGCCTTCAAGCTCTTGGGATCCAAGTTTGTCGAGCCACAGGGCAAGAACTGGTATCCACTTCTTCCTTTCTGCTTGAAACTTCTCATCACCATTATTCTTGTTTGGCTAGTCCCTAGTCGAAGGAGATTTAAGTATAATGTTCGAAACGAAAATGCAGTAACGTTCGTTCTAGGATTTCTACTATAGGCCTCAGAGAACTCCTGATCCTGACCTTTGTTGGATGGTATACTTAGAAGTTAGAAGTCCACTTGTTAACGTGTCTAGATAAACGTGAAGTTGTAAATTCACATGTGTTATGTTTAACACACTTTTGTCTTGATCTTTTTCCTCTTTTGATGCCAAGATAGATGGATACTTCTTCAAGAATTTCAAAGATACGGAACCATGAGCGTGAGAGACTTCGTGGTCCTCCATGGTTAAAAGTATGATTTCTTGAACTTCCTGTAATCTAACGAATGAGATAGTCTGATTCCTACTACTGCTTACACATTAATCATCCAACGTCTGACAACACTGTTTTGAATATTGGATTAGACAGTGCAAGGGGCTCTTCTTACCTGTTCATATGCGGTTCTTGACTACGCCCAAACCGGTTTGATTGCAGCAGTTTTTATCTTTAAAGTAAGTACCATACACTTCACCGTTTATGATTCTTGGCTTGTTTCATCGTCTTG
The DNA window shown above is from Brassica oleracea var. oleracea cultivar TO1000 chromosome C3, BOL, whole genome shotgun sequence and carries:
- the LOC106328176 gene encoding peroxisome biogenesis protein 12, translated to MLFQVGGDGTRPTFFEMAAAQQLPASLRAALTYSLGVFALRRSFLHKILDYEDEFYAALMLVLEGHSLRTTDASFAESLYGLRRKSARLRLRKGSGEEEVQHSGLEKRQRILSVVFLVVLPYFKSKLHAIYNKEREARLRESLWGMVDQGFDEADFFTGEEPVVSRGDSGNQEVSVRVQLATKIKKFISVCYPWIHASSEGLSFSYQLLYLLDATRFYSLGLQALGIQVCRATGQELMDTSSRISKIRNHERERLRGPPWLKTVQGALLTCSYAVLDYAQTGLIAAVFIFKMMEWWYQSAEERLTAPTVYPPPPPPPAPKVAKEGIPLPPDSSLCALCLQKRANPSVVTVSGFVFCYACVFKYVTKYKRCPVTLIPASVDQIRRLFHDT